Proteins from one Porites lutea chromosome 3, jaPorLute2.1, whole genome shotgun sequence genomic window:
- the LOC140932153 gene encoding uncharacterized protein, producing the protein MTEEPERSSGAEENELSFTEELRKVNLNSLNEIEEAILDAKKRFDDARRKATEAFNNEVLTPLDRILAMGVRLMATILEKVDNPVSALDACISGLNELHSMPFVTENFSVELEKGIKSRFSKDERRQIISFVCQVNRTIYDFALLVSTKEVLSFWPCVEIANERVDPLRDSRMANMLRKLEMGDFCLAWSFGQEDELEDQRFASIATNTLGQFLVVDKGGKCVKMFDASGKFLKSFSPSTKYGQLVAVATDQDDNIYVLENERSGKSAKAFLQVLNNLGQLLDDFEVGFELQAVTVKVMASRLVLVPVHFEVGYEQSAPRWAYDDYYVVLNNTKGKRIGFLSEKTLKDIRDIATADDLIMILDIESTVFVFTDACVSDEDRPVSQLLKKFPVRGKASAITFHPKSKHLIVVSKIEDHRWQLLFYSKEFKFERSIDLDVEQNYCITGAAVTTDGRICIAASHHDQWQWKGKVLVV; encoded by the coding sequence aTGACAGAGGAACCGGAAAGGTCCTCTGGTGCAGAGGAAAACGAATTGTCTTTCACAGAGGAACTGAGGAAGGTGAATCTAAACAGTCTTAATGAAATCGAAGAAGCAATCCTTGACGCAAAGAAGAGGTTTGACGATGCTCGACGAAAAGCGACAGAAGCCTTTAACAATGAAGTTCTCACCCCCTTGGATCGTATCCTAGCCATGGGTGTTCGTCTAATGGCAACAATATTGGAGAAAGTAGATAACCCGGTAAGTGCCTTAGACGCGTGTATATCTGGCCTCAACGAACTACACTCGATGCCGTTTGTTACAGAAAATTTTAGCGTTGAACTTGAAAAAGGCATCAAGTCAAGATTCAGCAAGGATGAACGAAGGCAAATTATTTCCTTCGTCTGTCAAGTAAATCGCACCATTTACGACTTCGCGTTACTGGTAAGCACTAAAGAAGTGTTGTCCTTTTGGCCCTGCGTTGAAATCGCAAATGAGAGGGTCGATCCTCTTCGCGACTCAAGAATGGCAAACATGCTGCGTAAGCTGGAGATGGGAGACTTTTGTTTAGCTTGGTCATTTGGTCAGGAGGACGAACTAGAAGATCAAAGGTTTGCTAGTATAGCAACCAATACTCTTGGACAGTTCCTTGTTGTCGACAAGGGGGGGAAATGTGTGAAAATGTTCGACGCTTCTGgcaaatttttaaaatcttttagtCCTTCCACCAAATATGGTCAACTTGTAGCTGTAGCTACTGACCAAGATGACAACATTTACGTGCTGGAGAATGAAAGGTCTGGAAAAAGTGCTAAGGCTTTCCTGCAAGTGTTAAATAATTTAGGTCAGTTGCTAGATGATTTTGAAGTTGGCTTCGAGTTACAAGCTGTGACGGTAAAAGTAATGGCCAGTCGCCTCGTTCTTGTACCGGTACATTTTGAAGTAGGCTACGAGCAATCCGCGCCTAGGTGGGCTTATGATGATTATTATGTGGTTTTGAATAATACCAAAGGGAAGCGTATTGGCTTCCTTTCCGAGAAAACTTTAAAAGATATCCGAGATATCGCAACTGCTGATGACCTTATTATGATCTTGGATATAGAATCCACTGTCTTTGTATTTACAGATGCATGTGTTAGTGACGAAGATCGTCCTGTTTCACAACTCCTTAAGAAGTTTCCAGTCCGTGGAAAGGCCAGTGCTATTACGTTTCATCCCAAAAGCAAACACCTGATCGTTGTCTCAAAAATCGAAGACCATCGTTGGCAACTGCTGTTTTACAGTAAAGAATTCAAATTTGAACGTAGCATTGACCTTGACGTGGAGCAAAACTACTGCATAACTGGGGCTGCAGTGACCACGGATGGACGCATTTGTATAGCAGCGTCACATCATGATCAGTGGCAATGGAAAGGGAAGGTGCTTGTAGTGTAA